The Haloplanus sp. GDY1 genomic sequence GGGTTCATCACCGTCGCGCTGGCGCCGGCCCTGCCGGCGTCGCTCGTCCACCCGGCGAGCCTGGTCGTCGTCGCGCCGTCGCTCGCCGTCTTCGCGCGCGACTACCTGGCCGTCACGGGGCGACTGGGGGGACGGATCGGCCGGCGCGGCGATGGGTAGCCGCCCGTCCCGGGCGGCAGTATGAAGTGAGCGGCGTCGCTAGAGCGTTCGTGACAGGGAGCGTCGAGGACGCCGACGAGACGGGGACCACCCTCCCCACGACCGGACGGTCGCTCTACTTCACCGAGCCACGGACGGTCAGCGTCGAACCGGAGCCGGTGAGCGCCCCCGGCCCCGACGAGGTGCTCGTCGAGACGCGCCGCTCGGCGGTGAGTTCGGGGACCGAACTCCTGATCTACCGTGGGGAGATGCCCCGCGACCTGCCCGCCGACGCGACGCTCGATTCGCTCGACGGCGACCTCTCCTACCCGCTGAAGTACGGCTACGCGGCCGTCGGGGAGGTGGTGGCCTGCGGCGCGAACGTCGACGAGTCGTGGCGCGGCCGGCGGGTCTTCGCCTTCCACCCCCACGAGAGCCACTTCCTCGCGACGCCGGACGCCCTCGTGCCGGTGCCGGAGGACGTCTCGACGGAGACGGCGGCCCTCCTGCCGACGGCGGAGACGGCGACGACGCTCGCCATGGACGGCCGGCCGCGGGTCGGCGAACGGGTCGTCGTCTTCGGCGCGGGCATGGTCGGCCTCGTCACGACGAGCGTCCTGTCGTCGTTCCCGCTGGAGCGGCTCACGGTGGTCGAGCCCGTCCCCCACCGGCGGGAGATGGCCACCCGCCTCGGCGCCGACGAGACGCTCCGGCCCGAGGCGGCGGCGACGGTGGGCGAGCGCGGCGACCCCCCGGGCGCGGACCTGGTTTACGAACTCTCGGGGTCGCCCGAGACGCTCGACGGCGCCATCGACGCCGTGGGGTACGACGGCCGGATCGTCGTCGGGTCGTGGTACGGGCGCAAGCGCGCCGAGACGGACCTCGGGGGCTTTTTCCACCGGAACCGGATCGACGTGTCGTCGAGTCAGGTGAGCACGCTCGCGCCCGACCTCCGGGGTCGGTGGACCAAGGAACGGCGGCTGGACGTGGCGTGGGAGCGCCTCCGGGGACTGGCGACCGACCGCCTCGTCACCCACCGGATCGGCGTCGGGAGCGCCGGGGACGCCTACCGACTGCTGGACGACGGCCCCGAGAACGCGCTGCAGGTGTTGCTCACCTACGAGTAGGCCGGGGTATAAGTCGATCCGCCCCCACGCCCGGGTATGTATCGGCTCTCGGTGTCGCGGGACTTCGTGGCCCAACACTTCCTCACGGTCCCCGACCCCGGCCCCGAAGGCGAGGTGCACAGCCACCACTTCGAGGTGGCGGTGCGCTTCGCCGGCCCCGACCTCAACGAGTACGGCTACCTCGTCGACATCGACGCCGTCGACGCCGCCCTCGACGACCTGGAGGCCCGCTATCGCGACGCGCTCCTGAACGACCTGCCGGAGTTCGAGGGGGCGAACCCGAGCGTCGAGCGCTTCGCGCGGGTCTTCGGCGACCGGTTCGTCGAGCACGTTCCCACCGACCACCCCACGCGCCTGACCGTCCGGATGTGGGAGGACGAGGACGCGTGGGCCAGCCACGAGCGCGCGCTGTGATGAACCACGCCGACGAGGGGTATCTGGAGGCGAAGCGCACGGTCGACGAGCGCGCGCTGGACCGGCGGGTGCGTGACCGCCTCCTCGACGAACTCCCGGCGGCGCCGCGGGTGCTTGAGGCCGGCTGTGGCACCGGCGTCACCGTCCCCCGTCTCGTGGCGTGGGGCGTGACCGACGGCGAGTACCGGGGAGTCGACCGCGACGCCGCCACCGTCGAGCGCGCCCGGGCGCTGCGGGCGGCGGAACTCGACGCCGACGCCGACGCCGACGGCGAGGGATTCCGCGTCGACGACCTGACCGTCCGGTTCGAGGCGGGCGACGCCCTCGACGCGTTCGCCGGCGAGCGGGCGGACCTCGTCGTCGCGGCGGCGTTTCTGGACCTCGTGCCCGTCGACGAGGCGCTCGACGCCTTCGCGTCGGCGCTGGCGCCCGGCGGCCTGGTGTACGCGCCGATCACCTTCGACGGCGAGACGGTCTTCCAGCCCGACCACCCGGCCGACGACGCCGTCGTCGCGGCGTATCACGACGCCATCGACGACGAACCGGGGCGGGACGCCCGGGCGGGCCGGCACCTGCTCGACCGCTGCCGGGCGCGGGACGGCGCCCTGCTGGCGGCCGGCGCGTCGGACTGGATCGTCCACCCCCGCGACGGCGGCTACCCCGCGGACGAGCGCCGCTTCCTCGGAGCGATCCTCTCGTTCGTCGAGGAGGCGGTCGACGGGGTGCCGGGAGCCGAGGACTGGCTCCGAACCCGCCGCCGACAGCTCGATTCGGGGACGCTGACCTACGTGGCCCACGGGTACGACGTGCTCTACCGGCCCGGGTGAGCGCCGCCTCTCGGGGCGAGCGACTACGCCTCCCGGCGGTAGAGGACGACGAGGACGGCGATCAGCGTCACCTGCACCACCTTGTCGCCGATGCCGCCGGGGCCGAGGACGTTGGGCCAGTTCAGGTAGAAGTAGAGGAGGATCTGGACGCCGGTGAAGGGAATCCCGACGAGATAGAGGAGCCGGCGGCGATACCCCACCAGGAGGAGGAGGATGGCGACGAAGAAGGCGACGCCCGCGAGGACGAAGCTGACGCCCTGGAGAGTGTCGATGGCGAGGACGCCGAAGTACAGGTGGACGAGGCCGGTGACGGCCGCCAGCGCGACGCCGAACCAGTGGAGGCGGGTGAGCGACGCCGTCTCGAAGGTGGACGTGGACGACATTCCCTCCCACGGTTGTCGCGAGGCGGCCTAAACCCTGGGGTCGGTTATTTATTGACCGGCGGGCCGTCGGTTGGGTATGGGCATCGAGTACGTGCGGCGGGCGAGCGATCCGGCCGTGTCGGTCGTCGTGCCGTCGGTGCCGGCCTCCGACCACCGGCCGACGATGGCCTGCCTGCGGGCACAGGCGTTCGACGGTGACTACGAAATCCTCCTCGTCGACGACGGGTCGGTCGACCGCTCGGAAGCCAGAAACAGGGGGCTGGAGGCGGCGTCGGCCGGGGTGGTGGCGCTCACCGACGACGACACCAGACCGCCGGCGGACTGGCTGGCGACGGCCCACGCCGCCTTCGAGTCGGATCCGGCGCTGGTCTGTCTGGAGGGTCCCGTCTACGGCGGCTGTCGCAGTTTCGGCCCGCGACACTACGTGGGGTGTAACCTCGCCGTCCGGCGGGACGCGGCCCTCGACGTCGGCGGCTTCCGGTCGGCGTTCTCCGAGTGGCGCGAGGACGTGGAGTTCGGCTGGCGGATGGAGGCCGAGGCGGCGGGTCGCTGTCGGTTCGAGGAGTCGTTCCGGATGTGCCACCCGTCGGTGCCACGGACGGCGTTCGACCCGGCGCTGGAGGCGCGGCTGAAGCGGGAGTATCCCGAGCGATACGACGAGGTGATGGACGTGACGCCGACGCGACGGCTCTATCGTCGGGCGCGGGCCGCGGGGATCACCCAGCCGCTCCAGCGGGTGCGAAACGCGATCAAGCGGCGGCTACGGGGGGAGTGCGTGGGGGCCGCCGGAAGCGAGTAGCCGGAGGGCTATCGGCGCTCGGCGAGGGCGACGTAGGCGGAGTGTTCGGAGAGCGAAGTCCGAAGCGAGGCGGCGATCAGAAGGGGGAGCATCACGACGGCGGCCGTGGCCGCGGCGGCGGGGGCGAAGAGGGAGCCCGCGGCGGCGACGGCGGCGACGGTCGCGACCATCACGGTGCCGAGGACGACCTGCGCTTCGGGGGGTCCCTCGCCCGAATCGGAGCCGAATCGGTCGTCGCAGGTGTCGGGAACGGCGGCCATCGGTCTCTCAGCAATTTATGGCTGGACCCAAATATATTTGACGAGGTAATTGTCGACCGTTATTAAAATGGATATTCATGAATGATTCTGCCGGGAAAGTAACTGCACGGCGGGGTGGAACGCGGCGGGGTGGAACGCGGCGGAGAGGCGACAGCGGGCGGGACGGGTCACGGGTCGAAGTCGGCCATGAACGAGGAGTGCAGTCGGTAGAACAGCAGCATGCCGCCGACCCAGCTCAGGATCCCGTAGGCGACGTAGGCGAGCGTCGGGAGGTCCATGTAGAGGTACATGTACGACCCGATCAGCAGATAGGCGGCGACGAAGACGCCGAGGATGCGGATGCCGCGACGGGAGACCCCTTGTTTCGGATCGACCATGATGGGCCGACGACGCGGGTGGCGGCGCCGGTACCGGAGGTGAGTAGGCACGGCGGTTAAGGACGAAAGTTCATGCAAAACCTGCGAAAGACATCGACACTATATGCGGGTGAGGCCAACGAACGGTATGATTCGCGTAGGCGTAAACGGATACGGCACCATCGGCAAGCGGGTCGCCGACGCAGTGAGCTCGATGCCCGACATGGAGCTCGTGGGCATCGGCAAGGCCAGTCCGAACCACACGGCGGACGCGGCCGCGGAGCGCGGCTACGACATCTACGTCCCGGAGGGGCGGGAGGACCGGTGGGCCGAGGCTGGGATGGCGGTCGCGGGCGACATCCACGACCTCATCGAGGCGAGCGACATCGTCGCCGACGCGACGCCGGCCGGGATGGGCGCGGAGTACCGCCCGGTCTACGAGGAGTACGACACGCCGGCGCTGTTCCAGGGCGGCGAGGGCGCCGACGTTGCCGAGGCGAGTTTCACCGCCCGCGCCAACTACTCCGAGGCGACCGACGAGGAGTACGTGCGGATCGTCTCCTGTAACACGACGGGGCTGAACCGG encodes the following:
- a CDS encoding zinc-dependent alcohol dehydrogenase, which produces MTGSVEDADETGTTLPTTGRSLYFTEPRTVSVEPEPVSAPGPDEVLVETRRSAVSSGTELLIYRGEMPRDLPADATLDSLDGDLSYPLKYGYAAVGEVVACGANVDESWRGRRVFAFHPHESHFLATPDALVPVPEDVSTETAALLPTAETATTLAMDGRPRVGERVVVFGAGMVGLVTTSVLSSFPLERLTVVEPVPHRREMATRLGADETLRPEAAATVGERGDPPGADLVYELSGSPETLDGAIDAVGYDGRIVVGSWYGRKRAETDLGGFFHRNRIDVSSSQVSTLAPDLRGRWTKERRLDVAWERLRGLATDRLVTHRIGVGSAGDAYRLLDDGPENALQVLLTYE
- a CDS encoding 6-pyruvoyl trahydropterin synthase family protein, which gives rise to MYRLSVSRDFVAQHFLTVPDPGPEGEVHSHHFEVAVRFAGPDLNEYGYLVDIDAVDAALDDLEARYRDALLNDLPEFEGANPSVERFARVFGDRFVEHVPTDHPTRLTVRMWEDEDAWASHERAL
- a CDS encoding class I SAM-dependent methyltransferase, which codes for MNHADEGYLEAKRTVDERALDRRVRDRLLDELPAAPRVLEAGCGTGVTVPRLVAWGVTDGEYRGVDRDAATVERARALRAAELDADADADGEGFRVDDLTVRFEAGDALDAFAGERADLVVAAAFLDLVPVDEALDAFASALAPGGLVYAPITFDGETVFQPDHPADDAVVAAYHDAIDDEPGRDARAGRHLLDRCRARDGALLAAGASDWIVHPRDGGYPADERRFLGAILSFVEEAVDGVPGAEDWLRTRRRQLDSGTLTYVAHGYDVLYRPG
- a CDS encoding DUF7475 family protein → MSSTSTFETASLTRLHWFGVALAAVTGLVHLYFGVLAIDTLQGVSFVLAGVAFFVAILLLLVGYRRRLLYLVGIPFTGVQILLYFYLNWPNVLGPGGIGDKVVQVTLIAVLVVLYRREA
- a CDS encoding glycosyltransferase family 2 protein; amino-acid sequence: MGIEYVRRASDPAVSVVVPSVPASDHRPTMACLRAQAFDGDYEILLVDDGSVDRSEARNRGLEAASAGVVALTDDDTRPPADWLATAHAAFESDPALVCLEGPVYGGCRSFGPRHYVGCNLAVRRDAALDVGGFRSAFSEWREDVEFGWRMEAEAAGRCRFEESFRMCHPSVPRTAFDPALEARLKREYPERYDEVMDVTPTRRLYRRARAAGITQPLQRVRNAIKRRLRGECVGAAGSE